One Vibrio tapetis subsp. tapetis DNA segment encodes these proteins:
- a CDS encoding transposase, with the protein MATARKQLISVDATPYYHCVSRCVRQSFLCGEDRSTNKSYEHRRDWIEHKIQSLTRTYCVDVCAYAVMSNHYHLVLHINRDKALELSASEVVERWSHEHKLPVLIQRWLSQELKTQAEEDKCMEIIEVWRERLWSLSWFMKELNYDIACRANQEDECTGHFWESRFKSQALLDEKALAAAMAYVDLNPVRAGVAPCPEKSDFTSIQARLKALDDNQETATCLHPFIGNSAQNQSAGIPFRLIDYIELVEWTARQFRVDKASMADDFPPILERLNFNQQSWLDVCTTLERKRSTAIGSPIGLEQAKKALGKSRIHYYPLE; encoded by the coding sequence ATGGCCACGGCAAGAAAACAGCTCATCTCCGTCGATGCGACTCCTTATTATCACTGTGTCTCAAGATGCGTGAGGCAAAGCTTCTTATGCGGTGAAGACAGGTCAACGAATAAAAGTTACGAGCACCGTCGAGACTGGATTGAGCATAAAATTCAATCTCTCACTCGTACTTATTGTGTCGATGTTTGCGCTTATGCGGTGATGAGTAACCATTATCATTTGGTGCTGCACATCAATCGCGATAAGGCCCTAGAGTTATCTGCGTCCGAGGTGGTTGAGCGTTGGAGTCATGAACATAAATTGCCCGTATTGATTCAGCGTTGGTTGAGTCAGGAGCTAAAGACACAAGCTGAGGAAGATAAGTGCATGGAAATCATTGAAGTTTGGCGAGAGAGGTTGTGGTCATTAAGTTGGTTCATGAAAGAGTTGAACTACGATATAGCCTGCCGCGCCAATCAGGAAGATGAGTGTACGGGGCATTTTTGGGAAAGCCGATTTAAAAGCCAGGCATTGCTTGATGAAAAAGCGCTAGCCGCTGCGATGGCATACGTCGATCTAAACCCCGTACGTGCTGGCGTGGCTCCATGCCCGGAAAAATCAGATTTTACCTCCATACAAGCCAGACTAAAGGCACTTGATGATAATCAGGAAACAGCCACTTGTTTGCATCCATTCATCGGTAATTCAGCCCAAAATCAGAGTGCTGGAATACCTTTTCGATTAATCGACTACATCGAATTAGTAGAATGGACCGCAAGGCAATTTCGAGTGGATAAGGCATCAATGGCAGACGATTTCCCACCGATTCTAGAACGACTTAACTTCAATCAACAGAGTTGGTTAGATGTGTGTACGACTCTTGAAAGAAAACGATCCACCGCAATTGGGTCGCCCATTGGCCTTGAGCAAGCAAAAAAAGCCTTAGGTAAATCCAGAATTCACTATTACCCGCTTGAATAG
- a CDS encoding DUF2061 domain-containing protein, with the protein MIKTATFAAIHFTIATLVAFTLTDDFLLGSLIAMIEPSVNTGAFYLHEKVWQKVGFLKRRESMTQLKTASFAVIHFGVAFSVTYTLTGDAFIGGLMATIEPTINSIAYFYHEKVWLRQTHPPIAA; encoded by the coding sequence ATGATCAAGACAGCCACTTTTGCAGCAATCCACTTCACCATTGCAACCTTGGTCGCATTTACCTTAACGGACGACTTCCTTTTGGGTAGCTTAATCGCCATGATTGAGCCTTCCGTCAATACCGGTGCGTTCTACTTGCATGAAAAAGTCTGGCAAAAAGTCGGCTTCTTAAAGCGTCGCGAATCCATGACCCAACTAAAAACCGCTAGCTTCGCCGTCATTCATTTTGGTGTCGCCTTTAGCGTAACGTACACATTAACCGGTGACGCATTCATCGGCGGCTTAATGGCAACCATAGAACCAACCATCAACTCCATCGCTTACTTCTACCACGAGAAAGTGTGGCTACGCCAAACCCACCCCCCAATAGCCGCATAA
- a CDS encoding peptidylprolyl isomerase, whose product MITITTNHGDIEIELDHKSAPETCANFVRYCNDGFYNNTLFHRIIDGFMIQGGGYEIRDDGFAMNMAEKKCRAPVSNEAFNGLKNVVGSLAMARTDAPHSATAQFFINLADNDFLDHTGKTNYGWGYAVFGKVTLGMDVVNQIGKIATCTRFGHEDMPVSDVIIEKVTMK is encoded by the coding sequence ATGATCACTATCACGACTAATCATGGCGACATTGAGATCGAACTTGACCATAAAAGTGCGCCTGAAACTTGCGCCAACTTTGTACGTTATTGCAATGATGGCTTTTACAACAACACTTTGTTTCACCGCATCATAGATGGCTTTATGATCCAAGGTGGTGGCTATGAAATTCGGGACGATGGCTTTGCGATGAATATGGCAGAAAAGAAATGCCGTGCTCCAGTTTCTAATGAAGCCTTCAACGGTTTAAAAAACGTGGTGGGCTCTTTAGCAATGGCGAGAACCGACGCGCCTCACTCTGCTACAGCGCAATTTTTCATTAACCTTGCTGATAATGATTTCCTCGATCACACGGGCAAAACAAACTACGGTTGGGGTTATGCGGTGTTTGGTAAAGTTACGCTGGGAATGGATGTAGTTAATCAGATTGGGAAGATTGCAACCTGCACCCGATTTGGGCATGAAGACATGCCGGTCTCTGATGTAATCATTGAAAAAGTAACAATGAAGTAG
- a CDS encoding MAPEG family protein, with amino-acid sequence MFAEYDATLWGVWFIITMIIVQGFIATLAHRKQTNMIPGVLDDKLGHDSFVFRSHRTHQNSLENIIQMLVPTALAIYVGADATWLAAIVWVYAVARLAHMVLYYLIATETNPSPRSYFYMIAYIANLVLVGFVATAMMS; translated from the coding sequence ATGTTTGCAGAGTACGACGCGACACTATGGGGTGTTTGGTTTATTATCACGATGATCATCGTGCAAGGGTTTATCGCAACACTCGCTCATCGAAAACAAACCAACATGATACCAGGCGTGTTAGATGACAAACTAGGCCACGATTCATTCGTGTTCCGCAGCCATCGTACTCACCAGAACTCACTTGAAAACATCATTCAGATGCTGGTTCCTACCGCATTAGCCATTTATGTTGGGGCAGACGCGACATGGTTAGCCGCTATCGTTTGGGTATACGCTGTTGCAAGGCTTGCTCATATGGTGCTGTATTACCTAATAGCAACGGAAACCAACCCAAGCCCTCGTAGCTATTTTTATATGATTGCATACATTGCCAACCTCGTTCTGGTCGGATTCGTTGCCACTGCGATGATGAGTTAG